The following coding sequences are from one Mycobacteriales bacterium window:
- a CDS encoding alpha/beta hydrolase: MPKPTIVLVHGAWADASSWNAVASELQDQNFTVLGPPNLLRGVASDAASISSFVAQRTSGPVVLVGHSYGGFVITNAGADGGDVRALVYVDAFVPDEGETTFGILGGSGSALDVPDPTTVLDLVSYPGGPEGDLDAFLKADTVHTSFAQDLPERDRWLIVESQRPLTLSANTTPSAPPAWKTRPSWMVIGTEDRVIPPDTQRHMGERAGATITDVAASHVSMVSQPQATIDAILAAVAAVG, from the coding sequence ATGCCGAAGCCGACGATCGTCCTGGTGCACGGGGCGTGGGCCGATGCATCCAGCTGGAATGCCGTCGCGTCCGAGCTGCAGGACCAGAACTTCACGGTTCTCGGACCGCCGAATCTCTTGCGCGGGGTCGCATCTGACGCGGCGTCCATCTCCTCGTTCGTCGCCCAGCGCACCAGCGGTCCCGTCGTTCTGGTCGGGCACTCCTACGGCGGGTTCGTCATCACCAACGCCGGGGCCGACGGCGGCGACGTGCGAGCGCTGGTCTACGTCGATGCGTTCGTTCCCGACGAAGGCGAGACGACTTTCGGGATCCTCGGCGGATCCGGATCGGCACTCGACGTTCCCGACCCGACCACCGTCCTCGACCTCGTCAGTTACCCGGGCGGCCCGGAAGGGGATCTCGATGCGTTCCTGAAAGCCGACACGGTGCACACCTCCTTCGCCCAGGACCTGCCCGAGCGGGACCGCTGGTTGATCGTGGAGAGCCAGCGGCCGCTCACTCTGAGCGCCAACACCACCCCGTCCGCCCCGCCGGCCTGGAAGACACGCCCGAGCTGGATGGTCATCGGCACGGAGGACCGGGTCATCCCACCGGACACCCAGCGTCACATGGGCGAGCGCGCAGGTGCGACCATCACCGACGTGGCCGCCTCGCACGTCTCGATGGTGTCGCAGCCCCAGGCGACGATCGACGCCATCCTCGCCGCGGTCGCTGCCGTCGGCTGA
- a CDS encoding aminoglycoside phosphotransferase family protein codes for MTRYLGEPVTGTEQLAGYVGNQDFMIHTAGGDFVLKVGDRRELTAEAWACERVGSVGVTAPDVVALDVDRHALPAPFLLMRRMSGAAVSHGRHPALVEAGRQLRRVHSIPMTGYGFLTGERDTADALIGAHPTWAGFTAEAGACLDELVVHQVISGGLADRLQKVLHELRDTVRFDGPGVLLHGDLKPPHVFADEGRFVGIIDWGDAACGDPLYDLARFSLVGAEALTTLLTGYGLDLDDDLQTTFAVYRLIRMTTILREELRAGGDWFATYRAAIESDLDRLAR; via the coding sequence ATGACCCGTTACCTGGGCGAGCCGGTCACCGGAACCGAGCAGTTGGCCGGTTACGTCGGCAACCAGGACTTCATGATCCACACCGCGGGCGGGGACTTCGTGCTCAAGGTCGGTGACCGGCGTGAACTGACCGCCGAGGCCTGGGCGTGTGAGCGGGTCGGTTCCGTTGGGGTCACCGCCCCGGACGTGGTCGCGCTCGACGTGGACCGGCACGCCTTGCCCGCGCCGTTTCTCCTGATGCGCCGGATGTCCGGCGCCGCGGTCTCCCACGGCCGTCATCCGGCCCTGGTGGAGGCGGGCAGGCAGCTACGGCGGGTCCATTCCATCCCCATGACCGGATACGGCTTCCTGACCGGCGAGCGGGACACGGCCGATGCCCTGATCGGAGCGCATCCGACCTGGGCAGGGTTCACCGCCGAGGCCGGCGCATGCCTCGATGAGCTCGTCGTGCACCAGGTGATCAGCGGCGGGCTCGCGGACCGGCTCCAGAAGGTGCTGCATGAGCTCCGCGACACCGTGCGCTTCGACGGACCGGGCGTTCTCCTGCACGGCGATCTCAAGCCGCCGCATGTGTTCGCCGACGAGGGACGTTTCGTCGGCATCATCGACTGGGGCGACGCGGCATGTGGCGACCCGCTCTACGACCTCGCCCGGTTCTCGCTGGTCGGTGCCGAAGCCCTCACGACGCTGCTCACCGGTTACGGGCTGGACCTCGACGACGACCTGCAGACGACCTTCGCGGTCTACCGGCTGATCAGGATGACGACGATCCTGCGCGAAGAACTCCGGGCCGGCGGCGACTGGTTCGCGACCTACCGGGCCGCCATCGAATCCGATCTGGACCGACTGGCGCGCTAG
- a CDS encoding DUF4188 domain-containing protein: MPIHTGRYTADIDGDFVVFLIGMRFNRPWRVQKWWPVATAMPKMLRALDQHPELGCLGYHQWVGRTTVVLQYWRDFESLDRFARDGDLPHLDPWRQFNRAVRDSGDVGIWHETYRVRAGEYETVYGNMPTYGLAAASRSVPIARKAQTSAARIGATSTDEPAVEPY; this comes from the coding sequence ATGCCCATTCACACTGGTCGCTATACGGCCGACATCGACGGCGACTTCGTCGTCTTCCTCATCGGCATGCGATTCAATCGGCCCTGGCGGGTCCAGAAATGGTGGCCCGTCGCGACGGCAATGCCGAAGATGCTCCGGGCCTTGGACCAGCACCCGGAATTGGGCTGCCTCGGCTACCACCAGTGGGTCGGGCGCACCACCGTCGTCCTGCAGTACTGGCGTGACTTCGAGTCGCTCGACCGGTTCGCCCGGGACGGAGACCTTCCGCACCTGGACCCATGGCGGCAGTTCAACCGCGCCGTACGCGACTCCGGTGACGTGGGAATCTGGCACGAGACCTATCGGGTGCGCGCGGGCGAGTACGAGACGGTGTACGGCAACATGCCGACCTACGGCCTGGCGGCCGCCTCACGCAGCGTGCCCATCGCCCGCAAGGCGCAGACGTCAGCGGCGCGGATCGGTGCCACCAGCACCGACGAGCCCGCCGTCGAGCCGTACTGA
- a CDS encoding squalene cyclase — translation MTVLDWLLDSDPALRWQVLRDLNDPPPEAVAAERARVATEGWGAQLLALRADDGQWAGGACFPADFRGDFSQGQPWTSTFPTLSLLQEFGVDPNAQAVLDTVALVRKNCRWEHAGQPFFAGEVEPCINGRTVAIGAYFGEDVDSIVARLLGEQLEDGGWNCETENGSVRSSFATTICVLEGLLQHEQVTGGSAPAVAARRRGQEYLLDRRLFRRLSTGEVVDPDWLRFSFPTWWHYDVLWALDFFRAVGGTPDPRLTEAIDVLRSKQQPDGTWLLEHTHPGAVHFSMEDGDGRPSRWNTLRALRVLNWYDASR, via the coding sequence ATGACGGTGCTGGACTGGCTGCTCGACTCCGACCCGGCGTTGCGCTGGCAGGTGCTGCGCGACCTGAACGACCCGCCGCCTGAGGCGGTCGCCGCGGAGCGGGCACGCGTCGCGACCGAGGGGTGGGGCGCGCAGTTGCTCGCGTTGCGCGCCGACGACGGGCAGTGGGCGGGCGGCGCATGCTTCCCGGCGGACTTCCGCGGCGACTTCTCCCAAGGCCAGCCGTGGACCTCGACCTTCCCCACGTTGTCGTTGCTGCAGGAATTCGGCGTCGACCCGAATGCGCAAGCTGTCCTCGACACGGTTGCCTTGGTGCGCAAGAACTGCCGATGGGAGCACGCGGGGCAGCCCTTCTTCGCCGGCGAGGTCGAACCGTGCATCAACGGGCGGACCGTTGCGATCGGCGCCTACTTCGGTGAGGACGTCGATAGCATCGTCGCCCGGTTGCTCGGGGAGCAGCTCGAAGACGGCGGCTGGAACTGCGAGACCGAGAATGGATCGGTGCGCTCGTCGTTCGCGACCACGATCTGCGTGCTCGAGGGGTTGCTTCAGCACGAGCAGGTGACCGGTGGTTCGGCGCCGGCGGTCGCCGCACGCCGCCGAGGGCAGGAGTACCTGCTCGACCGCCGGCTGTTCCGTCGGCTGAGCACCGGCGAGGTTGTCGACCCGGACTGGCTGCGTTTCTCCTTCCCGACCTGGTGGCACTACGACGTGCTGTGGGCCCTGGACTTCTTCCGGGCCGTGGGAGGCACGCCGGATCCGCGACTGACCGAAGCGATCGACGTGCTGCGATCGAAACAGCAGCCCGACGGCACCTGGCTCCTGGAGCACACCCACCCCGGCGCCGTGCACTTCTCGATGGAGGACGGCGACGGACGACCCAGTCGCTGGAATACGCTCCGCGCGCTCCGGGTCCTGAACTGGTACGACGCAAGCCGCTGA
- a CDS encoding serine hydrolase domain-containing protein — protein MDLDAALDRFWEVADARRLGIDAVQVVADDGPHGERRRIDDIRRDVFSVSKTVTSLAVGMLESDGALSLDDPVLAHLPELADTAATGSEKITVGHLLRMTAGNGYRWADDDADHPGDPARDFLATPLVAEPGSTYHYAGGNAYVLGRVVHSISGLDLRDFLVPRLFDPLGIRNPQWLRCPLGFPLGAIGLQLRTSEITRITQLLLHDGTYDRRRLVPADYIARMTTDTTATGRAEPDNRTYGLHVWLCARDGAWRMDGIYGQFGIVLPEHRACVSVTAHYLGPTTQILDCVWEHLVPALA, from the coding sequence ATGGACCTCGACGCCGCGCTCGACCGGTTCTGGGAGGTCGCGGACGCTCGTCGGCTGGGGATCGACGCCGTCCAGGTCGTCGCCGACGACGGCCCGCACGGCGAGCGTCGCCGGATCGATGACATCCGTCGTGATGTGTTTTCGGTGTCGAAGACCGTGACGTCGCTCGCGGTCGGCATGCTCGAGAGCGACGGTGCGCTCAGCCTGGACGACCCCGTACTCGCGCATCTGCCCGAACTCGCCGACACCGCGGCAACGGGCAGCGAGAAGATCACGGTGGGGCACCTGCTTCGTATGACGGCCGGAAACGGCTATCGCTGGGCGGATGACGATGCCGATCATCCCGGCGATCCGGCCCGCGACTTCCTTGCCACTCCGCTCGTGGCCGAGCCCGGTTCGACCTACCACTACGCGGGCGGAAACGCCTACGTCCTCGGTCGGGTCGTTCACTCGATCTCCGGCCTGGATCTCCGTGACTTCCTGGTCCCTCGTCTGTTCGACCCGCTCGGCATTCGGAATCCGCAATGGTTGCGTTGTCCGCTCGGCTTCCCGCTCGGAGCAATCGGGCTTCAGCTGCGGACCTCGGAGATCACCAGGATCACGCAACTGCTCCTGCACGACGGCACGTACGACCGCCGTCGCCTGGTTCCCGCCGACTACATCGCTCGCATGACCACGGACACGACTGCCACGGGTCGCGCCGAGCCGGACAATCGGACCTACGGGCTGCACGTGTGGCTATGCGCTCGCGACGGTGCCTGGCGCATGGACGGCATCTACGGGCAGTTCGGGATCGTGCTTCCCGAACACCGCGCGTGTGTCAGTGTCACGGCGCACTACCTGGGGCCGACGACACAGATCCTCGACTGCGTGTGGGAACACCTCGTGCCCGCGTTGGCCTGA
- a CDS encoding ABC transporter substrate-binding protein: MSDSSAVSRRSFLYGSALAAGSVVLAACSSSSSTKPTSGGGGANGLSSGGGSAAKVGSARQPLAAPASFHESPALKGKGLPAVKDRLPESPYVVPHTWVERGNYGGVINTTVFGTTGMQNASSIHNYYYGFSPTRWLNDGTDIGPGTAEKWTSNADATEWTVYFRKGLKWSDGHPFSVDDVLFWYYDMAVPGHDAQTVPPDCQSAKGTPCVMKKVDESTLKITYDAPQPLVPEYLAAWAKGNIGQNGPIWVLPKHYLKQFHPKYNKKVPKDWDSAGRLWEQKATWSSNPDCPVLTGYRCKSFNNNSGAVFERNPYYYVVTKDGDQLPYIDEWRINITQNAQAIKLQVQQGKLDYCDGTMTQIDLSDVSTLSQTQKRGNYKIVLWDSGDGTGSMFFLNYDYIAVNKKYGTLFRDKRFRQAISYAFDRPTAQKALYFETGEQTTGTSGVKITEFSDGPDGPKLFTQWRDSYKAHDVAKAKSLLAELGLKDTNGDGYVEFPDGSKLSIDIPYSADIGDTEGAKDDQLVANAKSVGLHMERRPIPPQSFADLWNGGTLMSHTNWSVGDGATVLVYPQWLVPLEASRWAPLEGSYYTVVGTPKEHQETNVSPLKRQPPRMPADKGGPVEQLTKLYNQTKSEPDHMKRNQLVWKMIKIHINEGPFFMGTVANFPRVNIHSNDLRNVPDRNNLALHGLNGPWVFPTPAMYDPECWYWDSPSKHQT; this comes from the coding sequence GTGAGTGATAGCTCTGCCGTATCCCGGCGGTCGTTCCTGTATGGCTCAGCGCTGGCGGCAGGGTCGGTGGTCCTCGCAGCCTGCTCGAGTTCGAGCAGCACCAAGCCCACGTCGGGAGGTGGCGGGGCCAACGGTCTCAGCTCAGGGGGAGGCTCCGCGGCGAAGGTGGGCTCGGCCCGACAGCCACTCGCGGCACCGGCGAGCTTCCACGAGTCGCCCGCGTTGAAGGGTAAGGGGCTGCCGGCGGTCAAGGACCGGCTTCCGGAGAGCCCGTACGTCGTCCCGCACACCTGGGTGGAACGCGGTAACTACGGCGGGGTCATCAACACGACCGTCTTCGGCACGACCGGGATGCAGAACGCGAGCTCGATCCACAACTACTACTACGGCTTCTCGCCCACGCGGTGGCTCAATGACGGCACCGACATCGGCCCTGGTACGGCGGAGAAGTGGACGAGCAACGCCGATGCCACCGAGTGGACGGTCTACTTCCGCAAGGGCCTGAAGTGGTCCGACGGCCACCCGTTCAGCGTCGACGACGTGTTGTTCTGGTACTACGACATGGCCGTCCCGGGCCACGACGCCCAGACCGTGCCGCCGGACTGCCAGTCGGCCAAGGGCACGCCCTGCGTGATGAAGAAGGTCGACGAGTCGACGCTGAAGATCACCTACGACGCGCCGCAGCCGCTGGTGCCCGAATACCTGGCCGCGTGGGCGAAGGGCAACATCGGCCAGAACGGCCCCATCTGGGTCCTGCCCAAGCACTACCTGAAGCAGTTCCACCCCAAGTACAACAAGAAGGTCCCCAAGGACTGGGATTCCGCGGGTCGGCTGTGGGAGCAGAAGGCGACCTGGTCGAGCAACCCGGACTGTCCGGTGCTGACCGGTTACCGGTGCAAGAGCTTCAACAACAACAGCGGCGCTGTGTTCGAGCGCAACCCCTACTACTACGTCGTGACGAAGGACGGCGATCAACTGCCGTACATCGACGAGTGGCGGATCAACATCACCCAGAACGCCCAGGCGATCAAGCTGCAGGTCCAGCAGGGCAAGCTCGACTACTGCGACGGCACGATGACACAGATCGACCTGTCCGACGTCTCGACGCTCTCGCAGACCCAGAAGCGGGGCAACTACAAGATCGTCCTGTGGGACAGCGGCGACGGCACGGGCTCGATGTTCTTCCTCAACTACGACTACATCGCCGTGAACAAGAAGTACGGCACGCTGTTCCGCGACAAGCGGTTCCGGCAGGCGATCTCCTACGCGTTCGATCGTCCGACCGCCCAGAAGGCGCTCTACTTCGAGACCGGCGAGCAGACCACGGGCACCAGCGGTGTGAAGATCACCGAATTCAGTGACGGCCCGGACGGGCCGAAGCTCTTCACGCAGTGGCGGGACTCCTACAAGGCTCACGACGTCGCGAAAGCCAAGTCGCTTCTGGCCGAGCTCGGGTTGAAGGACACCAACGGCGACGGCTACGTCGAGTTCCCGGACGGTTCCAAGCTCTCGATCGACATCCCGTACTCCGCGGACATCGGCGACACCGAGGGCGCCAAGGACGATCAGCTGGTCGCCAACGCCAAGAGCGTCGGGCTGCACATGGAGCGCCGCCCGATCCCGCCACAGTCCTTCGCCGACTTGTGGAACGGGGGCACCCTCATGTCCCACACCAACTGGTCGGTCGGCGACGGGGCGACGGTGCTCGTCTACCCGCAGTGGCTGGTCCCCCTCGAGGCGAGTCGCTGGGCACCGTTGGAAGGGTCCTACTACACGGTGGTCGGCACCCCCAAGGAGCACCAGGAGACGAACGTTTCTCCGCTGAAGAGGCAGCCGCCACGGATGCCCGCGGACAAGGGCGGACCGGTCGAGCAGCTGACGAAGCTCTACAACCAGACCAAGTCCGAACCGGACCATATGAAGCGCAACCAACTGGTGTGGAAGATGATCAAGATCCACATCAACGAGGGCCCGTTCTTCATGGGCACGGTCGCCAACTTCCCGCGGGTGAACATCCACAGCAACGATCTGCGCAACGTGCCGGACCGCAACAACCTCGCACTGCACGGCCTCAACGGCCCGTGGGTGTTCCCGACGCCGGCGATGTACGACCCGGAGTGCTGGTACTGGGACAGCCCGAGCAAACACCAGACCTAG
- a CDS encoding AraC family transcriptional regulator — protein sequence MVEIRRPSGIRAGFLAEVDDSVSGLVHAGEQWAPGRYLVTRHSHPVWEFYLQMHGLSRWRAGDQDLALQPGNLFAVAPRVVHQMVDRPAANHHFYFAAVDLQSVLRRHQQLAPLWEEPPPVIHRQQAHTVSAPFADLTRELTARLGLAGEGLKLAVDRLILEVTRLLLPSAPVPLQNIHPAVLRVKELVDHDCAHRWTLHELATDVGLAPTYLAALFTTQVGMSPHRYLTERRVENARRLLETSDMPVTAVAIDVGFSSGQHFARVFRQIVGTTPRQHRRSPGQPRKRA from the coding sequence GTGGTCGAGATTCGACGTCCGTCCGGTATCCGGGCCGGATTCCTCGCCGAGGTCGACGATTCGGTGAGTGGACTCGTCCACGCCGGCGAGCAATGGGCTCCCGGCCGATACCTGGTCACGCGGCACAGCCACCCCGTCTGGGAGTTCTATCTGCAGATGCACGGCCTCAGCCGCTGGCGGGCCGGCGACCAGGACCTGGCGCTCCAACCGGGAAACCTCTTTGCCGTCGCCCCCCGGGTCGTCCATCAGATGGTCGACCGGCCCGCCGCCAACCACCACTTCTACTTCGCGGCGGTCGACCTGCAGAGCGTGCTCCGCCGTCACCAGCAGTTGGCCCCGCTGTGGGAGGAGCCACCGCCGGTCATCCATCGCCAGCAGGCACACACCGTCAGCGCACCGTTCGCCGACCTGACCCGCGAACTGACCGCCCGCCTCGGCCTGGCCGGCGAAGGGCTCAAGCTTGCCGTCGACCGGTTGATCCTCGAGGTGACCCGCCTCCTCCTGCCGTCGGCGCCGGTTCCCTTGCAGAACATCCATCCCGCGGTGCTCCGGGTCAAAGAGCTCGTCGACCACGACTGCGCCCACCGTTGGACGCTGCATGAGCTCGCCACCGATGTCGGGCTCGCCCCCACCTACCTGGCTGCGCTCTTCACCACCCAGGTCGGGATGTCACCGCACCGCTACCTCACCGAGCGTCGGGTGGAGAACGCCAGACGCCTCCTCGAGACGAGCGACATGCCGGTGACCGCCGTCGCGATCGACGTCGGATTCAGCTCCGGTCAGCATTTCGCCCGCGTGTTCCGGCAGATCGTCGGTACCACCCCACGACAGCACCGTCGGTCGCCCGGGCAACCACGGAAGCGGGCATGA
- a CDS encoding phytanoyl-CoA dioxygenase family protein yields MDATLSALLPTDEDIASFEEHGFWISPVIVPPEVLDAAERGMARFYAGDLDRELPVRGWTPEDGDVLRKNDYSSLRVDELGDLVRSPAIGATAALLSGADSIRLWHDQLLYKPADAGDAPTKVGWHTDRQYWQTCSSERMLTAWVGFHDVDETNGAVSFLDGSHRWDVTGLNFFSQDLDGLQAEVRRQGFPWTPRPSRMRRGQVSFHHCRTVHGSGPNNSSQPRRSMAIHLQPGDNHWVDRDARHPDDDLVRLVDGVPDYTDPAICPQLYPR; encoded by the coding sequence ATGGACGCGACTCTGAGCGCTCTGCTGCCGACGGACGAGGACATCGCGTCGTTCGAGGAGCATGGCTTCTGGATCTCGCCGGTGATCGTCCCGCCGGAGGTCCTGGATGCCGCGGAGCGGGGCATGGCCCGCTTCTACGCCGGCGACCTGGACCGCGAACTCCCGGTCAGGGGATGGACGCCCGAGGACGGCGACGTACTCCGCAAGAACGACTACTCGTCGCTGCGGGTGGATGAGCTCGGGGATCTCGTGCGCTCCCCGGCGATCGGTGCGACGGCCGCGCTGCTGTCCGGCGCCGACTCGATCCGGTTGTGGCACGACCAGCTGCTGTACAAACCGGCCGATGCGGGGGATGCCCCCACCAAGGTCGGATGGCACACCGATCGGCAGTACTGGCAGACCTGTTCCTCCGAACGGATGCTGACCGCCTGGGTGGGCTTCCACGATGTCGACGAGACCAACGGCGCCGTCTCCTTCCTCGACGGCAGTCACCGGTGGGACGTCACCGGGCTCAACTTCTTCTCGCAGGACCTCGACGGGCTGCAGGCCGAAGTCCGCCGCCAGGGATTCCCCTGGACCCCGCGACCTTCCCGGATGCGTCGGGGGCAGGTGAGCTTCCACCACTGCCGCACCGTCCACGGCAGCGGACCCAACAACAGCTCGCAACCCCGTCGCTCCATGGCGATCCATCTCCAGCCCGGCGACAACCACTGGGTCGATCGAGACGCGCGCCACCCCGACGATGACCTGGTACGTCTCGTGGACGGCGTACCCGACTACACCGACCCGGCGATCTGCCCGCAGTTGTATCCCCGATGA